A portion of the Chloroflexota bacterium genome contains these proteins:
- a CDS encoding VWA domain-containing protein, with translation MTGTAIVPGSLTAIARQQGASLAEAFVNVDAVVIVDVSGSMAAKDSRGGKSRYEVMLEELAALQANLPGRVAVVAFSDAPVFVPGGQPPLLGGTTDMAAALRFVKPADVAGVRFIMVSDGEPNDPGETLAVARTFQQRIDAIYVGPEEHPLGRDFLQRLTEASGGQTLTAALVQNLALETARLMLTDGR, from the coding sequence CGGGCACGGCCATCGTTCCGGGGAGCCTGACGGCCATTGCCAGGCAGCAGGGCGCAAGCCTTGCCGAGGCATTTGTGAATGTGGATGCGGTGGTGATTGTGGATGTGAGCGGGAGCATGGCGGCAAAGGACAGCCGGGGCGGGAAGAGCCGCTATGAGGTGATGTTGGAAGAGTTGGCAGCGTTGCAAGCCAACCTGCCGGGCCGGGTGGCGGTGGTGGCGTTCAGCGATGCGCCGGTTTTCGTGCCCGGCGGGCAGCCGCCTTTGCTGGGCGGCACAACCGACATGGCGGCGGCGCTGCGCTTCGTGAAGCCGGCTGATGTGGCAGGGGTGCGGTTCATCATGGTGAGCGACGGCGAGCCCAACGACCCTGGCGAGACGTTGGCAGTGGCGCGCACGTTCCAGCAGCGGATTGACGCCATTTATGTGGGTCCAGAGGAACACCCGCTGGGGAGGGACTTCCTGCAGCGGTTGACCGAAGCAAGCGGCGGCCAGACGCTGACGGCGGCGCTGGTGCAGAATCTGGCCCTGGAAACGGCCAGGCTGATGTTGACCGATGGGCGATGA